The following nucleotide sequence is from Paenibacillus odorifer.
TCCGGGAGCATAAGTACGGTCCATCCAGATCAGGAGACCTTTTTCAGCTAGAGAATCAAGCGAATCTGTCAAAGAAGGACTAATCACCTTAACCGCCGCTCCAGCTTCCAACAGCCCGCTCACCTTACGTTCAGCCACGACACCACCGCCAATAACCACACAGTGCTGCCCTTCACAATCCAGCATTATGGGTAAATAACGCTTCATGCCCCTCACTCCCCGCTCCAACCGTGAAAATCAGACCAAGAATTCAACAGAAAATTTAAGATAATAAAAGCATATCCTAAAATCGCCCAGCGAGCCATACTTACTCCACTTTTCCGCCCGGACTTCTTAAAGATAATATAAAATATGTAAATCCCAAGACCGATAAGAGTCGTTAATACTTTTAAATCCTTCAATAAAAGCGTCCGTCCCTCAGATACTATAGATAAACCAGCCACCACCAGTGATATTCCCAGCAAAGGAGTGCCCACCAAAATAGCGGTGTAAGAGTATTTATCTGTAGTCTCCAGGTTCGGCAAACGACGGATCCGGTCGCTCCATTTCTTGCTTTTGAGTCTGGTGTGCAGGAACAAGTACAATATTGCAAAAACCGTCCCTAACGTCAGTGCTGCAAAACTCATATTTGCCAAAATCACATGCATCGTCAGCCAGCCATACACCGCACTCCAAGTCTCAAGCGTATGCCCACCCGCCGTCAGCCACACCCGATTAAGCAGAAAAACACTAAACCCGGCCATACTGAGCAGCAAAATCGTAAACTCGCCTCCACGTGTAAAAGCCACCGCAAGCGAAGTCAGCACAATACTAAACGCAAACCAAAACAAGAAATCATAAGGTGTGAAAATAGGCAGGCCTTTCTCCTGAGAGAAACGAATTCCAAGTCCTGCAACTTGCAAAAGACCTACAACAACAAGAAGCCCCGTGCCTAGCCGCTTCCCACCCGGACTCCTTTTAAGGCAATCCGAGAAAACAAACAGCAGGCTCAGGGCATAGACCAGCAGAGCGGCATCATATATTCCGTTCAGCAGTTGCATATTATTCACCCACCCAGCAAGCCTGCCGGAGCAAGCGCCGTCTTAGGCACAGAAAAATCAGCGCTGCCAGCCGTACGTTCTCCAGAACTAGAATCCTTAACCGAGGCAATATCTCCATCATCTGAATCGGATTTGAGCTGTTCCTGCAACGCAAAGATTTTGGAAAAATAATCAAGAGCTTCATTTCCCTGCTTACCGCCGGACAGCTCTTTAATTACATTGATCGGATCATGCATCATCTGGTTCACGATACTTTTAGTCAGACGGCGGATTACTTTCCGCTGATGCTCGTCCAGCTCGGGCAGCTTATTGAACAGACTCTCCATCGTTTCTTCATGAATCGTATTCGATTTATCCTGGAGTGCCCGGATCACCGGTCTTACCCCAAGCGTCTTGAGCCACACCTGGAACTCATCCATTTCCTCACTGATCATCACTTCGATCTTCGCAGCTTCACTTCGGCGCATTTCCAGATTGTTCTCCACAATGCCCTCCAGATCATCAATATCATACAAAAAAACATCCGGCACATTTGCCGCCGCAGGATCAATATCACGTGGTACAGCAATATCAATCATAAAAAGCGGCCGCGAAGGGCGGCGTTTCATAGCATGCGCTACCTTATCAGCCGTAAGCACATACCCATCTGCTCCTGTTGAGCTGATCACGATATCTACTTCATTTAGAGTTGTTAACGCATCTTCAATCGTACTCGGCTTACCCGAGAACTTCTCCGCCAATTCAATCGCACGCGACAGCGTACGGTTAGCGACAATCACTTCTGCCGCACCACTACTGTATAGATGCTTCACGGTAAGCTCGCTCATTTTGCCGGCGCCGAGAATCAGTACTTTTTTCCCAGTGAACATGCCAAAAATCCGCTTGCCCAGCTCCACAGCCGCATAACTGACAGATACTGCACTCTCGCCGATTGACGTTTCACTATGTGCTCTTTTGCCCAGCGTCACCGCTTGCTTGAACAACCGATTGAACCAAGTTCCAGTTACACACTCAGCCTGAGCTGTGAGAAAAGAACTCCGCACCTGTCCCAGGATCTGCGTCTCCCCAATCACCATGGAATCCAGACCGCAGGTCACGCGGAACAAATGCGCAATCGCCTGTTCGTCTTCATAAATATACATATGCTGAGCAAATTGCTCGCTTTTCACACCAAACCATTGCTCCATAAAGCCGCGGATGAAATAACCAGCCATATGAAGGCGGTCCATCACCACATAAATTTCCGTACGGTTGCAAGTAGCTACTAAGACCCCTTCTAGCACACCCTTCGTCTTCATCAGTTGATGGAGCGCTGCCGGAAGGTCACTTTCCGCAAAAGCAAACTGTTCCCGAACCTCCACGGGAGCCGTACGATAATTCAGGCCAACGACGACGATGTGCATCGATAGTTCACCATCCTAGTCTCTATAAGTTACTGAAATCCAGTTATATAAATTAATATCTTACTTACCGTTCACTTTCACAACATCCCAAAACACTGTGTTAAGTATATCACACGAAAATAAGACTTTTTACAGATTTTTTGAACGCTTTATGAAATCCAGATAATAATTATTATAAATAAAAAACCGTAGGTTCGCTACGGTTAGGATGAGTTATTTTTAGCTAATTTATAAGGTTGTGGAAGTGAGAATGAAATATTATGGCCTACTAGTTCTTAAAATCGTCAAAAAGTCCGTTCTCCAAAAAAAATAAGTCACTGCTAAGTGACTTAAAACTTCTCAGGTTTCTTAACTTTTATCGACGCTACTTCTCCACACCTTTTGCAAAATGTGAAGATAACTGGTGAGCCAAAAGAGAAGGCTTTCCCAATAGGCATGACGTTAGCATATCCGTTGCTCATTTCGCCTTTAGCGAATGTAGTATTCCCACATGATTTACAAACTAAATTGTCTTGACTCATGAGATCACCTCGGAAGTTGGACAAAAATATTAATTATATAGTAGACTCTACTCTTTTTAGAAGTCGCCGATGCTTAGACCAAACTTTAACCCAAACACGATTTTCATCATCTAGATAAAAACGAATATTCACTAATTTTAAAGGCGTCCATATTTCTTTAAAATAGTAATTTGGCATTTGGCGTCTCTCCCACGAGAATAATATTGATATAGTTATAAGTATAAAACTATTAAACAATATTGTTTGTCGTAATGCGCCTTAAGCCAAGATAAGAAAAAAACTGTTTTTGTCGGATTATAGTGTGAACGTTCTACAGCAGATTAGCGAAACCAGTTCTTAATCTGATCAAGGGTACTTTTTGCCTCCGGACCATTGTAACCAAAGGTGTTGCCGATCATTTTTACATACTCATTGAACGTTGTTTCTCTACTCTTTCGGTCACTCCACCAGCGTTTAGCGTTATATCCTGATGCAGAACCCACATACGTCAGCTCAATCTCCGATTTTTTGTACACACGACCAAAAAGAAATTTCACCCTCCGCATGTGAAAG
It contains:
- the hemA gene encoding glutamyl-tRNA reductase — translated: MHIVVVGLNYRTAPVEVREQFAFAESDLPAALHQLMKTKGVLEGVLVATCNRTEIYVVMDRLHMAGYFIRGFMEQWFGVKSEQFAQHMYIYEDEQAIAHLFRVTCGLDSMVIGETQILGQVRSSFLTAQAECVTGTWFNRLFKQAVTLGKRAHSETSIGESAVSVSYAAVELGKRIFGMFTGKKVLILGAGKMSELTVKHLYSSGAAEVIVANRTLSRAIELAEKFSGKPSTIEDALTTLNEVDIVISSTGADGYVLTADKVAHAMKRRPSRPLFMIDIAVPRDIDPAAANVPDVFLYDIDDLEGIVENNLEMRRSEAAKIEVMISEEMDEFQVWLKTLGVRPVIRALQDKSNTIHEETMESLFNKLPELDEHQRKVIRRLTKSIVNQMMHDPINVIKELSGGKQGNEALDYFSKIFALQEQLKSDSDDGDIASVKDSSSGERTAGSADFSVPKTALAPAGLLGG
- the ccsA gene encoding cytochrome c biogenesis protein CcsA, translated to MQLLNGIYDAALLVYALSLLFVFSDCLKRSPGGKRLGTGLLVVVGLLQVAGLGIRFSQEKGLPIFTPYDFLFWFAFSIVLTSLAVAFTRGGEFTILLLSMAGFSVFLLNRVWLTAGGHTLETWSAVYGWLTMHVILANMSFAALTLGTVFAILYLFLHTRLKSKKWSDRIRRLPNLETTDKYSYTAILVGTPLLGISLVVAGLSIVSEGRTLLLKDLKVLTTLIGLGIYIFYIIFKKSGRKSGVSMARWAILGYAFIILNFLLNSWSDFHGWSGE